One segment of Phaeacidiphilus oryzae TH49 DNA contains the following:
- a CDS encoding ComEA family DNA-binding protein, with product MNSTLTAGAAARRENADLVRRRMATLFDAPAPRGRPGAAFDEPEESAEPGEHFGPDEHFARGEHDEPDGPDGPDGPALGSDRRRLRPRPGALGRMRLALLERCDLDRRAMVGLAVLVVLASCYAVQHFWLGRPEPVGVPERQPVATAAGMPGPGPGPVAVARGGGAAGGAVTAGAPSGAALVVDVAGRVARPGVHALPPGARVEDALAAAGGALPGTDLTAINLARRLADGEEIVVGQPAPAAGSAEAPGGGAAGSAAGAAGAAGAAAAGPVSLSTATVQQLDGLPGVGPVLAQRILQYRDRHGGFRSVDELRKVPGLGARRFADLRNLVRP from the coding sequence ATGAACAGCACGCTGACCGCCGGCGCCGCCGCCCGCCGCGAGAACGCCGACCTCGTCCGCCGCCGGATGGCCACCCTCTTCGACGCCCCGGCTCCACGGGGACGGCCGGGCGCCGCCTTCGACGAGCCCGAGGAGTCGGCGGAGCCCGGCGAGCACTTCGGGCCCGATGAGCATTTCGCGCGCGGCGAGCACGACGAACCCGACGGGCCCGACGGGCCCGACGGGCCCGCGCTGGGGTCGGACCGCCGTCGGCTCCGCCCCCGCCCCGGCGCCCTTGGCCGGATGCGGCTGGCCCTGCTGGAACGCTGCGACCTGGACCGGCGGGCGATGGTGGGCCTGGCCGTACTGGTCGTGCTGGCCTCCTGCTACGCCGTGCAGCACTTCTGGCTGGGCCGGCCGGAGCCGGTCGGCGTACCGGAGCGGCAGCCGGTCGCCACCGCCGCCGGCATGCCGGGACCGGGGCCGGGACCGGTGGCGGTGGCGCGAGGCGGCGGAGCCGCGGGCGGGGCGGTGACCGCCGGTGCGCCCTCCGGAGCGGCGCTGGTGGTGGACGTGGCGGGGCGGGTGGCCCGGCCGGGGGTGCACGCGCTGCCGCCGGGGGCGCGGGTCGAGGACGCCCTGGCCGCCGCGGGCGGCGCGCTGCCCGGCACCGACCTCACGGCGATCAACCTGGCCCGGCGGCTGGCCGACGGCGAGGAGATCGTCGTCGGCCAGCCGGCGCCGGCCGCCGGATCGGCCGAGGCCCCGGGCGGTGGAGCGGCCGGCTCCGCCGCCGGTGCCGCCGGTGCCGCCGGTGCTGCTGCCGCCGGCCCGGTCAGCCTCTCCACCGCCACCGTTCAGCAGCTGGACGGCCTCCCCGGGGTGGGCCCGGTGCTCGCCCAGCGCATCCTCCAGTACCGCGACCGGCACGGCGGCTTCCGCTCCGTCGACGAGCTGCGCAAGGTCCCCGGACTGGGCGCGCGGCGGTTCGCCGACCTCAGGAACCTGGTCCGGCCGTGA
- a CDS encoding SpoIIE family protein phosphatase — MNSPDTAIAARSAAPPPQRTGVHGADRDDRDHRDDLGVLRLGPTYPTRSDAERARRAVRELLDREGLTDAELGEIAGLLAHEAVLHSASGAELRCRLRPGALELEMVDGMLRAPLDSRLHYLAFAAPAGTDWGVDFGGGRRRAWFRLPVGGPEGPEGPAGAEGSGGMEGPAGVEGVEGRRAPGGLMGLRGEPPELPEEAQGETEMSGGPLPRPRPALGARTAKPTAIAKPAAIAKSAETSDTAERGRLALLAEAGQLLAGLLDGRQIATITAQLVVPRLADWAAVHLADPETGALFPVFVWHTDERRSQALRTLLETPGQAAGLAGLCGLGGVAREFPLIHNGRGLGLLQVGRADRFPPEHIELLEELARRVVPALHAAETHRVQVEANHALQRGLLPQVLPVIPNLGTAVVYEPAERGSQVGGDFYDLFPLPGGGRWAFALGDVCGHGPRAAAITGLARHSLRLLARYQGGGQPSEVLERVNRTLIEDTQGESDPETGPGADTGADTGAGAYRGGGDRERPGGGQAHGAIPEARMLALLKGELTPHQDGSVGCALACAGQPLPLLLGRDGGVRPVAEPQLMLGISPDARYTTERFRIMPGETLLCVTDGVTERRRGRALLDDGGGLAELLSGCAGLGPEAVADRLRRVVLGFGPGAPNDDIAMLVLQVREPAG; from the coding sequence ATGAACAGCCCCGATACCGCCATCGCCGCCCGATCCGCCGCCCCACCCCCGCAGCGGACCGGGGTGCACGGAGCCGACCGCGACGACCGCGACCACCGCGATGACCTGGGCGTACTGCGCCTCGGTCCGACCTACCCGACCCGCTCGGACGCCGAGCGGGCCCGGCGGGCGGTCCGCGAGCTCCTCGACCGGGAGGGACTCACCGACGCCGAACTCGGGGAGATAGCGGGGCTGCTGGCGCATGAGGCGGTGCTCCACTCGGCCAGCGGGGCGGAACTTCGCTGCCGGCTGCGGCCCGGCGCACTGGAGCTTGAGATGGTGGACGGGATGCTCCGCGCGCCCCTCGACAGCCGGCTGCACTATCTGGCGTTCGCCGCGCCGGCGGGCACCGACTGGGGCGTGGACTTCGGCGGCGGCCGCCGCCGCGCCTGGTTCCGCCTGCCGGTGGGAGGCCCGGAAGGGCCGGAAGGCCCGGCAGGCGCGGAAGGGTCGGGAGGCATGGAAGGCCCGGCAGGCGTGGAAGGGGTGGAAGGGCGGAGAGCGCCGGGAGGGCTGATGGGGCTGCGGGGCGAACCGCCCGAGCTGCCCGAGGAGGCCCAGGGGGAGACGGAGATGTCCGGCGGCCCGCTCCCGCGCCCTCGCCCCGCGCTCGGCGCACGGACCGCGAAGCCGACGGCGATCGCGAAGCCGGCGGCGATCGCGAAGAGCGCCGAGACCTCGGACACCGCGGAGCGCGGGCGGCTCGCCCTGCTCGCGGAGGCAGGACAGCTCCTCGCCGGGCTGCTCGACGGACGCCAGATCGCCACCATCACCGCCCAGTTGGTGGTGCCCCGGCTGGCCGACTGGGCCGCCGTCCACCTCGCCGACCCGGAGACCGGAGCGCTCTTCCCGGTCTTCGTCTGGCATACGGACGAGCGGCGCTCACAGGCCCTCCGCACGCTCCTGGAGACCCCCGGACAGGCCGCGGGCCTGGCCGGGCTCTGCGGGCTCGGCGGCGTCGCCCGCGAGTTCCCGCTGATCCACAACGGGCGCGGGCTCGGCCTCCTCCAGGTCGGCCGCGCCGACCGGTTCCCGCCCGAACACATAGAACTGCTGGAGGAGTTGGCCCGCCGGGTGGTGCCGGCGCTGCACGCCGCCGAGACCCACCGCGTCCAGGTCGAGGCCAACCACGCGCTCCAGCGGGGCCTCCTCCCGCAGGTACTGCCGGTCATCCCGAACCTCGGTACGGCCGTGGTCTACGAACCCGCCGAGCGCGGCAGCCAGGTCGGCGGGGACTTCTACGACCTGTTCCCGCTGCCGGGCGGCGGCCGCTGGGCCTTCGCCCTCGGCGACGTCTGCGGCCACGGCCCGCGCGCCGCCGCGATCACCGGGCTCGCCCGGCACTCCCTGCGACTGCTCGCCCGCTACCAGGGCGGCGGCCAGCCGTCCGAGGTGCTGGAACGGGTCAACCGCACCCTGATCGAGGACACCCAGGGGGAGAGCGACCCGGAGACCGGCCCAGGGGCCGACACCGGGGCCGACACCGGGGCCGGCGCCTATCGCGGCGGCGGTGACCGGGAGCGCCCGGGCGGGGGTCAGGCCCACGGCGCCATCCCCGAGGCGCGGATGCTCGCGCTGCTCAAGGGCGAGTTGACGCCCCACCAGGACGGCTCCGTCGGCTGCGCGCTGGCCTGCGCCGGGCAGCCGCTGCCGCTGCTGCTCGGCCGGGACGGCGGCGTGCGCCCGGTCGCCGAGCCGCAGCTGATGCTCGGGATCTCGCCCGACGCCCGGTACACCACCGAGCGGTTCCGGATAATGCCCGGCGAGACCCTCCTCTGCGTCACCGACGGGGTCACCGAGCGCCGGCGCGGCCGTGCGCTCCTCGACGACGGCGGCGGGCTGGCCGAACTCCTCTCCGGCTGCGCGGGCCTCGGCCCGGAGGCGGTCGCGGACCGGCTGCGCCGGGTGGTGCTCGGCTTCGGGCCCGGAGCGCCGAACGACGACATCGCGATGCTGGTCCTCCAGGTCAGGGAGCCGGCCGGCTGA
- a CDS encoding ComEC/Rec2 family competence protein, with translation MKTEGRSRTRGGPSSGAERTLDARLVGPALAAWGVAWALLADPPEPLPVCLICAVVAIGAGTLFAGGARWAACGLLLSAGAAALSAGLSLGELHRGPVPELARRQDYAELVLRVTTDPRRRGGPDGGGGPPRVVLDGRVEAVGRESVRTPVTVTVQGPASARWLGLLPSTRLRMTARVGPPLPGTPVAARLTTRAPPEVVAGPSTVQRIAGRLRAGLLRATERLPADPRALLPGLVVGDTSRFTEDLSEVFRAADLSHLTAVSGGNLSILLVILIGPPGRARTPERGGLAAGLGLPLRGTSAAGAALTVAFVVLCRPEPSVLRAAATGMVGLLALATGRRAHALPALAGATLVLLVTDPWLARSYGFGLSVLATTGLLTLGPRWAAALTARGWPERLAEPLAAAAAAQACCAPLLAVMASRVSLVAIPCNLLAEFAVAPATLLGLGALALEPVSLTAARVPAGLGALPASWITWVARRAAGLPGAEVAWPGGVAGALLLAGVVCAAVWALPVLRRHWLLPVALGLVLLAALLRPPPVVRLLTGWPPPGWDLVACAIGQGDAIVIRAGPDSDAALVVDTGPDPRAVDGCLRRLGVRRVPLLLLSHLHADHAEGVPGVLHGRSVGAIETTSLDEPAGEARRLRAWAGAAGVPVQRAVPGERRALGDLRWEVLWPPGEEELRGEQRTPNNASVALLLTVRGLRVALLGDLEPPAQGALPGGLGPVDVLKVAHHGSARQDPALLAALRPRVALISCGLGNPYGHPAPSTVFALHAGGATVLRTDTQGDVAVLGDARHLAVAARGPG, from the coding sequence GTGAAGACGGAAGGGCGTAGCCGGACGCGGGGCGGGCCGTCCTCCGGCGCGGAGCGGACGCTGGACGCCCGCCTGGTCGGCCCGGCGCTGGCCGCCTGGGGGGTCGCCTGGGCGCTCCTCGCCGACCCGCCCGAGCCGCTGCCGGTCTGCCTGATCTGCGCGGTGGTCGCGATCGGCGCGGGGACGCTGTTCGCCGGCGGCGCGCGGTGGGCGGCCTGCGGGCTGCTGCTGAGCGCGGGCGCGGCGGCGCTCAGCGCCGGACTGAGCCTCGGCGAGCTGCACCGCGGCCCGGTACCGGAGTTGGCACGCCGTCAGGACTACGCCGAGCTGGTCCTGCGGGTCACCACCGACCCGCGGCGCCGGGGCGGGCCGGACGGCGGCGGCGGGCCGCCCCGGGTGGTGCTCGACGGGCGGGTGGAGGCCGTGGGCCGGGAGTCGGTGCGCACCCCCGTCACGGTGACCGTCCAGGGCCCGGCGTCCGCTCGGTGGCTGGGCCTGCTGCCGTCGACCCGGTTGCGGATGACCGCCCGGGTGGGCCCCCCGCTGCCGGGGACGCCGGTCGCCGCCCGGCTCACCACCCGGGCGCCCCCGGAGGTGGTCGCCGGGCCGAGCACCGTGCAGCGGATCGCCGGCCGGCTGCGGGCCGGGCTGCTGCGGGCCACCGAGCGGCTGCCGGCCGACCCGCGGGCGCTCCTCCCCGGGCTGGTGGTCGGGGACACCAGCCGGTTCACCGAGGATCTGTCGGAGGTGTTCCGGGCCGCGGACCTGTCCCACCTCACGGCGGTCAGCGGCGGCAACCTGTCCATCCTGCTGGTCATCCTGATCGGCCCGCCGGGGCGGGCCCGTACGCCGGAACGGGGCGGGCTGGCGGCCGGCCTGGGGCTGCCGCTGCGCGGGACGTCCGCGGCGGGGGCCGCGCTCACGGTCGCCTTCGTGGTGCTCTGCCGACCGGAACCGAGCGTGCTGCGGGCCGCCGCGACCGGAATGGTGGGCCTGCTGGCGCTGGCCACCGGCCGCCGGGCGCACGCGCTGCCGGCGCTGGCCGGGGCGACCCTGGTGCTGCTGGTCACCGACCCGTGGCTGGCCAGGTCCTACGGCTTCGGCCTCTCCGTGCTGGCCACCACCGGGCTGCTCACCCTGGGCCCGCGCTGGGCCGCCGCGCTGACCGCCCGGGGCTGGCCGGAGCGGCTGGCCGAACCGCTGGCGGCGGCCGCGGCCGCGCAGGCCTGCTGCGCGCCGCTGCTCGCGGTGATGGCCTCGCGGGTGAGCCTGGTGGCGATCCCGTGCAACCTCCTCGCCGAGTTCGCGGTCGCCCCGGCCACCCTGCTCGGACTGGGCGCGCTGGCCCTCGAACCGGTCTCGCTGACGGCGGCCCGGGTGCCGGCCGGGCTGGGGGCGCTGCCCGCCTCCTGGATCACCTGGGTGGCCCGCCGCGCCGCCGGACTGCCGGGGGCGGAGGTGGCCTGGCCGGGCGGGGTCGCCGGGGCGCTGCTGCTGGCCGGGGTGGTGTGCGCGGCGGTGTGGGCGCTGCCGGTGCTGCGGCGGCACTGGCTGCTGCCGGTGGCGCTGGGGCTGGTGCTGCTGGCCGCGCTGCTCCGGCCGCCGCCGGTGGTGCGGCTGCTCACCGGCTGGCCGCCGCCCGGCTGGGACCTGGTCGCCTGCGCGATCGGGCAGGGCGACGCGATCGTGATCCGGGCCGGCCCGGACTCCGACGCCGCGCTGGTCGTCGACACCGGTCCTGACCCCCGCGCGGTGGACGGCTGCCTCCGCCGGCTGGGGGTGCGGCGGGTGCCGCTGCTGCTGCTCAGCCACCTCCACGCGGACCACGCCGAGGGGGTGCCCGGGGTGCTCCACGGGCGGTCGGTGGGCGCCATCGAGACCACCTCGCTGGACGAGCCGGCCGGCGAGGCGCGGCGGCTGCGGGCGTGGGCCGGCGCGGCCGGGGTGCCGGTCCAGCGTGCCGTGCCGGGGGAGCGCCGGGCGCTCGGCGATCTGCGGTGGGAGGTGCTGTGGCCGCCGGGGGAGGAGGAGCTGAGGGGCGAGCAGCGGACGCCGAACAACGCGAGCGTGGCGCTGCTGCTGACGGTACGGGGACTGCGGGTGGCGCTGCTGGGCGATCTGGAGCCGCCGGCGCAGGGCGCCCTGCCGGGCGGGCTGGGGCCGGTGGACGTCCTCAAGGTGGCCCACCACGGCTCCGCACGACAGGATCCGGCGTTGCTGGCCGCGCTGCGGCCGCGGGTCGCGCTGATCTCCTGCGGGCTCGGCAACCCTTACGGCCACCCGGCGCCGTCCACCGTCTTCGCGCTGCACGCGGGCGGCGCGACGGTCCTTCGGACGGACACCCAGGGCGACGTCGCCGTCCTCGGCGACGCACGCCACCTCGCGGTGGCCGCACGAGGCCCCGGGTGA
- the hemW gene encoding radical SAM family heme chaperone HemW yields MPSALPDGEPVPADGALPPQALDGPHPAGPAAARPFGFYVHVPYCASRCGYCDFNTYTAAELRSAGGVLAGQDTYPDNVIEEIRLAARVLGAEGRELPTVRTVFFGGGTPTLLPAGELARILGAIRAEFGLAADAEVTTEANPESVDLRYLEELRAGGFDRISFGMQSARPHVLELLERRHRPGRPEECAALARKAGFAHVNLDLIYGTPGESDDDWRTSLEAAIGAGPDHVSAYSLIVEEGTRFAARVRRGEIPMTDEDVHADRYLIAEEILTAGGYEWYEVSNWAAAGDGNAAARCRHNELYWTGADWWGAGPGAHSHVGGVRWWNVKHPAAYAEALAAGRSPGAGRERLSAEDRRVERILLELRLAEGVPLSLLRAAGRAAAERALADGLLSAEPFAAGRAALTLRGRLLADAVVRDLVD; encoded by the coding sequence ATGCCTTCCGCACTCCCCGACGGCGAGCCCGTACCGGCCGACGGCGCACTGCCGCCGCAGGCCCTCGACGGCCCCCACCCGGCGGGCCCGGCCGCCGCCCGGCCCTTCGGCTTCTACGTCCACGTCCCGTACTGCGCCTCCCGCTGCGGCTACTGCGACTTCAACACCTACACCGCCGCCGAGCTGCGCTCCGCCGGCGGCGTCCTGGCCGGTCAGGACACCTACCCGGACAACGTGATCGAGGAGATCCGGCTGGCCGCCCGGGTGCTGGGCGCGGAGGGCCGCGAGCTGCCGACCGTGCGGACCGTCTTCTTCGGCGGCGGCACCCCGACCCTGCTTCCGGCGGGCGAACTGGCCAGGATCCTCGGCGCGATCCGCGCGGAGTTCGGCCTCGCCGCCGACGCCGAGGTGACCACCGAGGCCAACCCGGAGTCCGTCGACCTCCGCTACCTGGAGGAACTCCGGGCCGGCGGCTTCGACCGGATCTCCTTCGGGATGCAGAGCGCCCGGCCGCACGTACTGGAGCTGCTGGAGCGCCGGCACCGGCCGGGCCGCCCCGAGGAGTGCGCGGCGCTGGCCCGCAAGGCCGGCTTCGCACACGTCAACCTCGACCTGATCTACGGCACCCCGGGCGAGTCCGACGACGACTGGCGGACCTCCCTGGAGGCGGCCATCGGGGCGGGCCCGGACCACGTCTCCGCCTACTCGCTGATCGTCGAGGAGGGCACCCGGTTCGCGGCGCGGGTCCGGCGCGGTGAGATCCCGATGACCGACGAGGACGTCCACGCCGACCGCTACCTGATCGCGGAGGAGATCCTCACCGCCGGCGGCTACGAGTGGTACGAGGTCTCCAACTGGGCCGCCGCCGGGGACGGCAACGCGGCGGCGCGCTGCCGCCACAACGAGCTGTACTGGACCGGGGCCGACTGGTGGGGGGCCGGGCCCGGGGCGCACAGCCACGTCGGCGGGGTGCGGTGGTGGAACGTCAAGCATCCGGCGGCCTATGCGGAGGCGCTGGCGGCCGGGCGCTCGCCGGGGGCCGGGCGGGAGCGGCTGTCCGCGGAGGACCGGCGGGTCGAGCGGATCCTGCTGGAGCTGCGCCTCGCGGAGGGGGTCCCGCTGTCCCTGCTGCGCGCGGCGGGCCGGGCGGCGGCGGAACGGGCACTGGCCGACGGCCTCCTCTCCGCCGAGCCGTTCGCCGCCGGGCGCGCGGCGCTGACCCTGCGGGGGCGGCTGCTGGCCGACGCGGTGGTCCGCGATCTGGTGGACTGA
- a CDS encoding DegV family protein, with the protein MPVPAPPVAVVTDSTAYLPQEARDRHRIRVVPLSVVIGEDVRVEGSPGAEPARIAEALQHRTAVTTSRPGPEAFAAAYREAAEEGAAEILSLHLSAELSGTFEAARLAAAHAPVPVRVLDTRMVAMALGYPVLAAAETIEAGGSVDEAAAAAAKRAAATAGFFYVDTLEYLRRGGRIGAARAMLGSALAVKPLLHLADGSIQPLEKVRTAGRAIARLEEIAVERAGQDEVDVAIHHLTAGERAEQLAERLRGRIPKLAELQVSEVGGVIGAHAGPGLLAVVVAPR; encoded by the coding sequence ATGCCCGTCCCCGCTCCGCCCGTCGCCGTCGTCACCGACTCCACGGCCTACCTCCCCCAGGAGGCCCGGGACCGCCATCGCATCCGGGTGGTCCCGCTCAGCGTGGTGATCGGCGAGGACGTCCGCGTCGAGGGCAGTCCCGGCGCCGAGCCGGCCCGGATCGCCGAGGCGCTGCAGCACAGGACCGCGGTGACCACCTCCCGCCCGGGCCCGGAGGCCTTCGCCGCGGCCTACCGCGAGGCGGCCGAGGAGGGCGCCGCCGAGATCCTCTCCCTCCACCTCTCCGCCGAGCTCTCCGGCACCTTCGAGGCGGCCAGGCTGGCCGCCGCCCACGCGCCGGTGCCGGTGCGGGTGCTGGACACCCGGATGGTCGCGATGGCGCTCGGCTACCCCGTGCTGGCTGCGGCGGAGACCATCGAGGCGGGCGGCTCGGTGGACGAGGCGGCCGCCGCCGCGGCCAAGCGGGCGGCGGCCACGGCCGGCTTCTTCTACGTGGACACCCTGGAGTACCTGCGCCGGGGCGGGCGGATCGGCGCGGCCCGGGCCATGCTCGGCTCGGCGCTCGCGGTGAAGCCGCTGCTGCACCTCGCGGACGGCAGCATCCAGCCGCTGGAGAAGGTGCGGACGGCCGGCCGGGCGATCGCCCGGCTGGAGGAGATCGCGGTCGAGCGCGCCGGACAGGACGAGGTGGACGTCGCCATCCACCATCTGACCGCCGGGGAGCGGGCCGAGCAGCTGGCGGAGCGGCTGCGCGGGCGGATCCCCAAACTGGCCGAGCTCCAGGTCTCCGAGGTCGGCGGGGTGATCGGCGCCCACGCCGGGCCCGGGTTGCTGGCCGTGGTGGTCGCCCCCCGTTAA